The sequence GGGTTCCAGGCCCGCGATTTTCGAAAACTGGCCAAGGCTTTGTGGTGCGCGCCCAGCCGCAGCAACTGCCGCCCGGCCTGAAACCACCTTCTGGCCAACGTTCGCCGACAGCGGGGATGGCTCAGCCAGGCTTGACCTCCGCGGCGAACAAAAAACTCTTCGTAGATTTGAGCCCAAGCAAGATGGCTGTCCGCGTATTTTTGGCTCAGGTTTCCTTCGTCGCCGGCATGCTGCGCCACTCCGCGAGAGAAATCCACCGCTTCCCCCGCCACGTATAACCACGGCCCGCGCAGAGTAAGCGGCAGGTACAACGCGGCATCTTGCCCGGTGGGCAATGTCAGATCAAATCCGCCTTGGCGTTCCACTTCGCTCCGCCGAAACAACGTGCAAGAGGCGATGCCTGCGCCGCGCTCCAGCAACCACAGGCTCGGCGCTTGGGCGATGGGCGAGCAGCTTTCAAGTTTGTTTTTGCGGCCATCGGCAAACACAAAGCGCCGATCGCACGTGGCGGCCACGGCGGTAGGATGAGCCGCCAGCGCAGCCTGGGTGCGTGCCAGAAAATCGGCCGGCCAATGGTCGTCGGAATCGAGAAAGGCCACATACTCGCTGGGCTGGGCCTGTGACAGGCCGTGATTTCTGGCCGATGCCGCGCCCCCGTTAGGCTTGCGGAGCAGACGGCAATCGAATCGGCCGTGGAGCTGTTCGATCCAGTCAGTCACCACCTCGGCGCCGCGGTCGGTGGAGCCGTCGTCCACAAGGACCAACTGCGAGGGAAGGTGCGTTTGCGATTCCACGCACCGGAGCGTGGCCAGAAGCGACTGCTGTCGATTGAAAAACGGGATGATGGCCGCAATTCTGCCCGCATTCATGAGCGATACCCCCCCCCCGCAGGACGCAACCTCGCCACTGCATTCCGAGCCTGTTTTCCCGTCAAAAAAGCAGCGTTCCGCGGGAAGAAAGCCCTCTTCAGCTTTATCGGATATGACGGATGGGGAGTTTGAAAAAACCTCCGTGCGGCGGGCGCGATTGCGCGAATTGGCACAGCAGCAATGAGCCGTGCTAGCAGTCGATTCGGCCGCTTCACACGATGCCGCGGCGCACGGCCCATACTGCCGCTTGTGTGCGATCGGTCACGCCGATTTTTCGCAACACATTTTGCACATGTTCCTTGACCGTTTCATAGCTGATTTTGAGCGACTGCGCGATCTCTTTATTGGTGAAGCCCAAGGTCAGCTTTTGGACCACTTCGCTTTCTCGCTGCGTCAGGGGCACTTCGTGATCGGCAGACAGCCGCGGCGCGGCCAACGCGCCGCTGACGCGGCGCAGTTCTTCCCGAGTCCACGTGGATTCTCCCCGGGCCGC comes from Pirellulales bacterium and encodes:
- a CDS encoding glycosyltransferase family A protein, translated to MNAGRIAAIIPFFNRQQSLLATLRCVESQTHLPSQLVLVDDGSTDRGAEVVTDWIEQLHGRFDCRLLRKPNGGAASARNHGLSQAQPSEYVAFLDSDDHWPADFLARTQAALAAHPTAVAATCDRRFVFADGRKNKLESCSPIAQAPSLWLLERGAGIASCTLFRRSEVERQGGFDLTLPTGQDAALYLPLTLRGPWLYVAGEAVDFSRGVAQHAGDEGNLSQKYADSHLAWAQIYEEFFVRRGGQAWLSHPRCRRTLARRWFQAGRQLLRLGAHHKALASFRKSRAWNPWKARYYAGLFRAWFAMRSRSSTDSYAASQATATLR